The following are from one region of the Pectobacterium actinidiae genome:
- a CDS encoding KTSC domain-containing protein: protein MQRKRVSSTELFSVGYDAEKNQLEVELLNGSIYLYSGVARMIYEELMASKTKYRYYANYIKNSFPYEKTQ from the coding sequence TTGCAGAGAAAACGAGTTTCATCAACGGAGTTATTTTCAGTTGGGTACGATGCAGAAAAAAACCAGTTGGAAGTCGAACTACTGAACGGAAGCATCTACCTCTATAGTGGCGTAGCACGCATGATTTATGAAGAGCTGATGGCAAGCAAAACGAAGTATCGCTACTACGCCAACTACATCAAAAATTCATTCCCCTACGAGAAAACGCAGTAG